The following proteins are encoded in a genomic region of Nocardioides renjunii:
- a CDS encoding DUF2254 domain-containing protein gives MRDSLWLVPLLCLLSGIGLCIATAAIDRAAGTALVPHWVTGGPAAAQSVLSTIVTSLVTLITLVLTVITVAVQLAMAQFSPRIVGALLRDRRSQLTHGLFAATLVYALLAIPQVDDVAAGGDGYMPGLTMLIAYLLMLASIVVLVLYVHHAGQTLRVAGLIDLVGDHLHEELHRVYPADAGAQAAPDPQVVTAPTPGVVVRIDVPGLVDAAAAADCSLQLVPAMGDFVCAGAPLFLVAAGHGARLDPRVAGLVTLGNERSYPDDPAYGFRQLVDIAERGVSSPFDDPTTTVQAIDRLHDALRQLATRTIPTGEHLDHDGIVRLTTPALDWTGYVRLTFDELRLAGASSPQVARRLRAALEDLQTVVPGTRRPELDRQLELLTLGVKKSFESDRDVINALTADQQGLGSGPDLVRDMDRRQDDRSREADMHLRPS, from the coding sequence GTGCGCGACAGCCTGTGGCTGGTGCCGTTGCTGTGCCTGCTCAGCGGCATCGGGCTGTGCATCGCCACCGCCGCGATCGACCGGGCCGCCGGCACGGCTCTGGTGCCGCACTGGGTGACGGGCGGACCTGCTGCGGCGCAGTCGGTGCTGAGCACGATCGTCACGTCGCTGGTCACGCTGATCACCCTCGTCCTGACGGTGATAACCGTGGCCGTGCAGCTGGCGATGGCCCAGTTCTCACCTCGGATTGTGGGAGCGTTGCTTCGAGACCGTCGGAGCCAGCTCACCCACGGCCTGTTCGCGGCCACCCTCGTCTACGCATTGCTCGCGATCCCGCAGGTCGACGACGTGGCCGCCGGCGGCGACGGCTACATGCCCGGGCTGACGATGCTGATCGCCTACCTGTTGATGCTGGCCAGCATCGTCGTCCTCGTGTTGTACGTCCACCACGCCGGTCAGACGCTGCGGGTCGCCGGGCTGATCGACCTGGTCGGTGACCACCTGCACGAGGAGCTGCACCGCGTCTACCCCGCCGACGCCGGCGCGCAGGCCGCCCCGGACCCGCAGGTGGTCACGGCACCGACACCGGGGGTCGTCGTGCGGATCGATGTGCCAGGGCTTGTTGATGCCGCCGCTGCCGCCGATTGCTCCCTGCAGCTGGTCCCGGCGATGGGCGACTTCGTTTGCGCTGGTGCGCCGCTGTTCCTCGTCGCCGCCGGGCACGGCGCACGGCTGGACCCCCGAGTTGCCGGCCTGGTGACACTAGGGAACGAGCGCTCCTACCCGGATGACCCGGCATATGGTTTCCGCCAGCTCGTGGACATCGCCGAGCGTGGGGTCTCCAGCCCCTTCGACGATCCCACCACCACCGTGCAGGCCATCGACCGGCTGCATGACGCGCTTCGCCAGCTGGCGACCCGCACGATCCCCACCGGCGAGCACCTCGACCACGACGGCATCGTGCGCCTCACCACACCCGCCCTGGACTGGACGGGCTACGTCCGGCTCACCTTCGACGAGCTCCGCCTCGCCGGAGCCAGCTCCCCGCAAGTCGCCCGCCGGCTACGCGCTGCGCTGGAGGATCTCCAGACCGTCGTACCTGGGACGCGGCGACCCGAACTCGACCGTCAGCTCGAGCTGCTGACCCTGGGCGTGAAAAAGTCCTTCGAGAGCGACCGCGACGTCATCAACGCGCTCACAGCCGATCAGCAGGGCCTGGGCTCCGGTCCCGACCTGGTGCGAGACATGGACCGCCGACAGGACGATCGGTCGCGCGAAGCTGACATGCACCTCAGGCCATCGTGA
- a CDS encoding NAD(P)/FAD-dependent oxidoreductase, translated as MNRSSTASLRRPWIGGGIVGLSTAYALREQGVSVRLYETGLPGQGQSAGESRIFRHAHDDPRLVAFARESRAVWADWAERFDVELVSSDGAVAIGASALARLRVLDRVGGVAARAIGSDELAERMPLLAGYSGPAMFDEAGGAIRTRAAIKALAGELGDAVMTGEVVSIEPRGVGTVEVRSVTDCAVYSNVVVCAGRETARQARSVGLSLPVRLAAHVRLTFAVKGAAPARVACLQDGSGDFGAVGVYAAPREFVHCWVTDLPWSEDGVAVWEAGRVLFVAGHDLFKQAPSLGRALARAAIGDGLAAELMPEARLGAPQQ; from the coding sequence CTGAACCGCAGCTCGACGGCGTCCCTTCGGCGTCCGTGGATCGGAGGCGGCATTGTTGGCCTCTCCACTGCGTACGCGCTCCGCGAGCAGGGCGTCAGCGTGCGTCTGTACGAGACCGGTCTGCCCGGCCAGGGACAGTCCGCCGGCGAGTCGCGGATCTTCCGGCATGCGCACGACGACCCGCGGCTCGTCGCGTTCGCGCGCGAGAGCCGCGCAGTGTGGGCTGACTGGGCCGAACGGTTCGACGTCGAGCTGGTCTCGTCAGATGGTGCGGTGGCGATCGGCGCGAGCGCGCTCGCGCGGCTGCGTGTGCTGGACCGTGTCGGCGGCGTGGCCGCGCGCGCGATCGGGTCAGACGAGCTCGCTGAGCGAATGCCGCTGCTTGCTGGATACTCCGGACCGGCGATGTTCGACGAGGCGGGCGGCGCGATCCGTACTCGCGCCGCGATCAAAGCGCTCGCGGGTGAGCTCGGGGACGCCGTGATGACCGGCGAGGTGGTGTCCATCGAACCCCGCGGCGTTGGCACGGTCGAGGTGCGCAGCGTCACCGACTGCGCTGTCTACTCGAATGTCGTCGTGTGCGCTGGTCGCGAGACCGCACGCCAGGCGCGGAGCGTCGGCCTTTCGTTGCCAGTCCGGCTGGCCGCACACGTGCGGTTGACCTTCGCCGTGAAAGGCGCCGCCCCGGCGCGGGTCGCGTGCCTGCAGGACGGCAGCGGCGACTTCGGCGCGGTCGGCGTCTACGCGGCGCCGCGCGAGTTCGTCCACTGCTGGGTGACCGACCTTCCGTGGAGTGAGGACGGCGTGGCCGTGTGGGAGGCAGGTCGAGTCCTCTTCGTGGCCGGTCACGATCTCTTCAAGCAGGCGCCCTCGCTGGGGCGTGCCCTCGCCCGGGCCGCGATCGGCGACGGTCTCGCCGCCGAGCTCATGCCCGAGGCGCGCCTCGGCGCACCCCAGCAGTAG